A portion of the Streptomyces coeruleoprunus genome contains these proteins:
- a CDS encoding winged helix-turn-helix transcriptional regulator, with protein sequence MNGNQPRPADGSQGSRPAGRERGPESGPCPITPVIDLVFGRWTTPVLWVLNHHGRMRFTQLQKLLPDCTPKVLTQRLRQLEADGLVTRTYHAEVPPRVEYESTPLAHTLIPVFNALAEWSEAHLEEVLAAREAYQGS encoded by the coding sequence TTGAACGGAAATCAGCCACGCCCGGCGGACGGGAGTCAGGGCAGCCGTCCGGCCGGCCGCGAGCGCGGCCCCGAGAGCGGCCCGTGCCCCATCACCCCGGTCATCGACCTGGTCTTCGGCCGCTGGACGACACCGGTCCTGTGGGTCCTCAACCACCACGGCCGGATGCGCTTCACGCAGCTCCAGAAGCTGCTGCCCGACTGCACCCCGAAGGTCCTGACGCAGCGCCTGCGCCAGCTGGAGGCCGACGGCCTGGTGACGCGGACGTACCACGCGGAGGTGCCGCCGCGCGTGGAGTACGAGTCGACCCCGCTGGCGCACACGCTGATCCCGGTCTTCAACGCGCTCGCGGAGTGGTCGGAGGCGCATCTGGAGGAGGTCCTGGCGGCGCGGGAGGCGTACCAGGGGTCGTAG